A genomic window from Anthocerotibacter panamensis C109 includes:
- the purD gene encoding phosphoribosylamine--glycine ligase: MKLLVVGSGGREHCLVWKLSQSPLVETIFVAPGNGGTATTPKACNLSIDPLDFPRLADFAQQEHLAWTFVGPEQFLALGIVDYFRARGLPIIGPTQAGAQIESSKAWAKQLMVEAGVPTAQAQVFTDPLQAQASLDQGIWPRVIKADGLAQGKGVVIAYDRAEALDALQTCFALGGSGATVVIEQFLVGEELSVLALTDGTTIVPLVAAQDHKTIGEGDTGPNTGGMGTYAPVPLATAQIMAKVQTRVLQPTLDALRRRSIDYRGVLYAGLMIDPNGEPAVVEFNCRLGDPETQVVLPLLKTDFARIARALLDGTLADLPLEWHPGCAACVVVAAGGYPGSYRKGDPIKGLEKVSGYATVFHAGTAREGVDWVTQGGRVLGVTGSGATLADALQASYQAIAQLYFPDMYYRRDIGFKALQVTV; this comes from the coding sequence ATGAAACTTTTAGTCGTGGGTTCAGGTGGGCGTGAACACTGTCTGGTCTGGAAGTTGAGCCAGTCGCCTTTAGTAGAAACGATTTTTGTCGCACCTGGGAACGGAGGGACCGCAACCACCCCAAAAGCGTGCAACCTGTCTATCGACCCGCTGGACTTCCCTCGTCTAGCCGATTTTGCCCAGCAAGAACACTTGGCTTGGACTTTTGTTGGCCCAGAACAGTTTCTGGCGCTGGGTATCGTGGACTACTTTCGAGCGCGGGGGTTGCCTATTATTGGCCCCACACAGGCTGGAGCTCAGATTGAGAGTTCTAAAGCCTGGGCCAAGCAACTCATGGTTGAGGCGGGGGTGCCTACGGCGCAAGCACAGGTCTTCACCGATCCGCTTCAAGCACAAGCCAGTCTAGACCAGGGTATCTGGCCTCGGGTGATCAAAGCGGATGGTCTGGCTCAGGGTAAAGGCGTGGTCATCGCCTACGACCGGGCTGAAGCTCTCGATGCGCTCCAGACCTGCTTTGCCTTAGGGGGCTCTGGGGCGACTGTGGTCATTGAGCAATTTCTAGTCGGCGAAGAACTCTCAGTCCTAGCACTGACCGATGGCACCACAATTGTCCCGTTAGTCGCCGCACAGGACCACAAAACCATTGGCGAAGGCGATACTGGCCCCAATACCGGCGGGATGGGCACCTACGCGCCGGTCCCCCTTGCCACCGCTCAGATCATGGCTAAAGTTCAGACCCGCGTGCTCCAGCCTACCCTCGACGCCCTACGGCGGCGGAGCATCGACTATCGGGGGGTCCTCTACGCAGGGCTGATGATTGATCCCAATGGTGAGCCCGCTGTGGTGGAATTCAACTGCCGTTTGGGTGACCCGGAGACCCAGGTGGTTCTACCTCTACTCAAAACTGACTTTGCCCGGATCGCTCGAGCGCTACTAGATGGAACTTTGGCTGACCTTCCCCTAGAATGGCACCCAGGTTGTGCTGCCTGCGTGGTGGTAGCTGCTGGGGGCTATCCCGGCTCCTACCGCAAGGGCGACCCTATCAAAGGACTAGAAAAAGTATCCGGCTACGCAACGGTCTTTCATGCGGGGACCGCTCGTGAAGGGGTAGATTGGGTCACACAAGGAGGCCGCGTTTTGGGGGTGACCGGCAGCGGTGCGACCTTGGCTGATGCCCTCCAAGCAAGCTATCAAGCTATTGCTCAACTATACTTTCCCGACATGTACTACCGTCGGGATATCGGCTTTAAGGCGCTCCAGGTGACGGTCTGA
- a CDS encoding serine/threonine protein kinase produces MAELPDFSNYGYQMLRELGHNRAGGRVTYLAAEASGTKPVVIKQFQFAKAGSAWAEYEIYNREVQVLQSLNHPGIPRYLASLETPEGFCMVQEYKDAPSLATARSFSAAHVKTIAEALLEILVYLQERVPVVIHRDLKPENILVDEQLRVYLVDFGFAHSGPGEVAMSSVAKGTLGFMPPEQLLNRQLTEASDLYGLGATLICLVTGTKSFDVGQLINEQYRFSFQHLLPGLDPAFCAWLQKLVELNPKDRYLNAAAALDALHSLGQQAQDTLLAQREETIVVGAGHFPYFSLALVYLLTLGTSSIWMSFVERGGPWVWLASAPLASAAVMGALGAGRGAKVGALAGGVLGSTAIFLIYVFRRGSGPPFIDMATVLTTSTALGAIAGTATETLFRDGVAPSIAGASKGVRRLIGAGLGALAGGGFVGIMGVIAMSGVRVVGLLGALSGGWVGAVAGALPGAVAGAVIAGAALDKPPHSLLAQLKGQGFSSRAILLRVLPVIMLALSLGFAARLSPFLALGGAALGLGIPVTARVLHWRRRLRALPDAPQAQESLL; encoded by the coding sequence ATGGCCGAGCTGCCGGACTTCTCTAACTATGGATATCAAATGCTCCGAGAGCTGGGCCATAACCGCGCTGGGGGCCGGGTAACCTACCTGGCAGCGGAAGCCTCGGGGACAAAGCCTGTAGTCATCAAACAATTCCAATTTGCCAAGGCGGGCTCAGCCTGGGCCGAATACGAAATATATAACCGCGAAGTTCAGGTTTTGCAGAGCCTCAACCATCCTGGGATTCCCCGTTATCTGGCATCTTTAGAGACCCCGGAGGGGTTCTGTATGGTCCAGGAATATAAAGATGCGCCCTCCCTGGCTACCGCCCGCAGTTTCTCGGCTGCGCACGTAAAAACCATTGCCGAGGCGCTCCTGGAAATTTTGGTCTATCTGCAAGAGCGGGTTCCGGTGGTTATTCACCGCGACCTCAAGCCAGAAAATATCCTGGTGGATGAGCAGTTGCGGGTGTATCTGGTGGATTTTGGCTTTGCCCATAGCGGTCCCGGAGAAGTCGCTATGAGCAGTGTCGCCAAGGGGACTTTGGGCTTTATGCCCCCGGAACAGTTGCTCAACCGTCAGCTCACCGAAGCCTCGGACCTCTATGGGCTGGGGGCGACCTTGATCTGTCTGGTCACGGGCACCAAATCCTTTGACGTAGGCCAACTCATCAACGAACAATACCGCTTTAGCTTCCAACATCTGCTACCGGGGCTGGACCCTGCCTTCTGTGCTTGGCTACAAAAACTGGTGGAGCTAAACCCCAAAGACCGCTATCTCAATGCAGCGGCAGCCCTAGACGCTTTGCATTCTCTGGGGCAACAAGCTCAGGACACGCTCTTAGCGCAAAGGGAAGAGACGATCGTAGTAGGTGCTGGGCACTTCCCCTACTTCTCCTTGGCGCTGGTGTATCTTCTGACCTTGGGGACTAGCAGTATCTGGATGTCCTTTGTGGAACGGGGTGGTCCCTGGGTCTGGCTGGCTTCGGCTCCTCTGGCTTCGGCGGCGGTGATGGGAGCCTTGGGAGCGGGGCGGGGAGCCAAGGTGGGGGCACTGGCTGGGGGTGTATTGGGAAGCACAGCTATTTTCTTGATCTACGTTTTTAGGCGAGGGAGCGGCCCTCCATTCATCGATATGGCAACGGTCCTTACGACGAGCACTGCTTTGGGGGCCATTGCCGGGACTGCGACAGAAACCTTGTTCCGCGATGGAGTCGCCCCATCGATTGCCGGGGCCTCCAAGGGGGTCAGGCGACTGATTGGAGCGGGGTTGGGGGCTCTGGCTGGAGGCGGTTTCGTTGGCATCATGGGCGTGATTGCAATGTCTGGGGTGCGGGTCGTCGGATTACTCGGAGCGCTTTCGGGCGGCTGGGTTGGGGCGGTAGCGGGTGCCTTGCCGGGGGCTGTGGCGGGCGCTGTGATTGCCGGAGCAGCCTTGGATAAACCACCCCATAGCCTGCTTGCTCAGTTGAAGGGTCAGGGCTTTAGCAGCCGAGCCATACTTTTGAGGGTTCTTCCAGTCATTATGCTGGCCTTAAGTTTGGGTTTTGCTGCTCGCTTGAGCCCTTTTCTGGCGTTAGGTGGTGCGGCTTTGGGGCTGGGGATTCCTGTGACGGCTCGTGTTCTGCACTGGCGTCGCCGGCTGCGCGCGTTGCCGGATGCACCGCAAGCACAAGAATCTCTCCTGTGA
- the ruvC gene encoding crossover junction endodeoxyribonuclease RuvC has protein sequence MHVLGIDPGFATVGYGVLDVAVGAAIQVKDYGVITTPAHTNMERRLVTLYTDLTELLHQWQPDLIVLEKFFFYRMSNTIPVAQARGVILLCLGQHGAAYVEFSPPQVKQTLTGYGKATKQQVQEAVQRELALTTLPRPDDAADALALALTGYLVQRSYVAPA, from the coding sequence GTGCACGTTCTAGGGATTGATCCGGGTTTTGCCACCGTTGGGTATGGAGTTCTGGATGTGGCGGTAGGGGCGGCAATCCAGGTCAAAGACTATGGGGTGATCACGACTCCGGCCCATACCAACATGGAGCGCCGTCTGGTCACGCTCTATACGGACCTCACAGAGTTATTGCACCAGTGGCAGCCGGATTTGATTGTCCTGGAGAAATTCTTTTTTTACCGCATGAGCAATACGATCCCTGTAGCTCAGGCGCGGGGCGTGATTTTGCTATGTCTGGGGCAACATGGAGCCGCCTATGTCGAATTCAGTCCGCCCCAAGTGAAACAAACCCTCACCGGCTACGGCAAAGCCACCAAGCAGCAGGTACAAGAGGCGGTCCAACGTGAATTAGCCCTGACTACCCTACCCCGCCCGGATGACGCTGCCGATGCGCTCGCCCTTGCCCTGACCGGATATCTGGTCCAACGCTCCTATGTCGCTCCAGCTTAA
- a CDS encoding Gfo/Idh/MocA family protein, translated as MYNPPSARSSQRPIPVGVIGVGNMGQHHTRVLGLLKDVELVGVSDVNMERGLNTANQYRVHYYKDYRELLQHVEAVCIAVPTRLHCQVGLDCLKNGVHTLIEKPIAASIAEAEILVNAAVESNRILQVGHIERFNPAFRELTNVLKREDLLALEAHRMSPYSARANDVSVVFDLMIHDIDLILELIPHRVVKMTASGNCASGLDYLDYVTATLGFENGLIATLTASKVTHRKIRRIAAHCKSSLVEADFLNNEILIHRQTTSNYLTDYGQVLYRQDGLIEKVHTSNIEPLYAELEHFINCVRGGMQPSVGGEQALKALRLADFIEKTALDGTRLLNPMEDLSLVPS; from the coding sequence ATGTATAACCCACCATCGGCACGTTCCTCCCAGCGGCCCATACCTGTAGGCGTGATTGGGGTGGGAAACATGGGTCAGCACCATACTCGGGTGCTAGGGCTCCTCAAAGATGTAGAACTGGTAGGGGTTTCCGATGTCAATATGGAACGGGGCCTCAACACCGCCAATCAGTATCGTGTTCACTATTACAAAGACTACCGGGAACTACTCCAGCACGTCGAAGCGGTCTGCATCGCAGTCCCGACCCGTCTGCATTGTCAGGTGGGCCTTGACTGCCTCAAAAATGGGGTCCACACCCTGATCGAAAAGCCCATTGCCGCAAGCATTGCCGAAGCTGAAATTCTGGTCAATGCTGCCGTCGAATCCAACCGCATTCTCCAAGTCGGGCATATCGAGCGCTTCAACCCTGCCTTCCGCGAACTCACCAATGTCCTCAAACGCGAGGATCTACTTGCGCTTGAAGCGCACCGCATGAGCCCTTACTCAGCGCGGGCGAACGATGTATCCGTAGTATTTGACCTGATGATCCACGACATCGACCTCATCCTCGAACTGATTCCCCATCGAGTCGTAAAGATGACAGCTTCCGGGAACTGTGCTTCGGGTTTGGATTATCTGGACTATGTGACAGCGACCTTGGGCTTTGAGAATGGCCTGATTGCCACCTTGACTGCCAGCAAAGTCACCCATCGCAAGATTCGCCGTATTGCCGCGCACTGTAAGAGTTCCTTGGTCGAGGCTGATTTTTTAAACAACGAGATCCTCATTCATCGTCAGACCACTTCCAACTATCTGACCGACTATGGGCAGGTCCTCTATCGTCAGGACGGCTTAATCGAGAAGGTCCATACCAGCAATATCGAGCCGCTCTACGCCGAGTTGGAGCACTTCATCAACTGTGTCCGCGGTGGAATGCAGCCTTCGGTCGGGGGGGAGCAAGCCCTTAAGGCGCTGCGCCTCGCCGATTTTATTGAGAAAACAGCGCTTGACGGTACGCGTTTGCTCAATCCCATGGAAGACCTGAGCCTGGTTCCGAGCTGA
- the bioD gene encoding dethiobiotin synthase produces the protein MRTLLITGTDTGVGKTALALGLTAYWQYYRSESVGLMKLLACGPDDVATYRRILTLDQELFCPLTYDAPLAPPLAAEKEGAAVELSQIWQGYQRLSTQKEQIFLEGVGGLGCPLTRDYTVADLARDWRVPVLLVAPVRLGVIGQLVAHSVFARHYGLKTVGIVLNQPEPVTPEDCERWAPVDLIANLCRLPVLGCFPYLPAWNALALAEATAGLDLEYLL, from the coding sequence ATGCGTACTCTTCTCATTACCGGGACCGATACGGGCGTTGGCAAAACTGCCTTGGCCTTGGGTCTCACCGCCTACTGGCAGTACTATCGCTCTGAGAGCGTGGGTCTGATGAAACTTTTGGCCTGTGGACCGGATGACGTAGCCACCTACCGGCGCATCCTCACACTAGACCAGGAGCTTTTCTGCCCACTGACCTACGACGCGCCCCTAGCTCCGCCGCTAGCCGCCGAAAAGGAAGGAGCAGCAGTGGAGCTAAGCCAAATCTGGCAGGGGTATCAGCGACTCAGTACCCAAAAAGAACAGATCTTTTTGGAGGGTGTGGGCGGTTTGGGTTGTCCTCTAACCCGCGACTACACGGTAGCTGACCTGGCGCGTGACTGGCGGGTGCCGGTGCTTTTGGTGGCCCCCGTCCGTCTGGGGGTAATCGGTCAGTTAGTGGCCCATAGCGTGTTTGCCCGACACTACGGCCTCAAAACCGTGGGCATCGTCCTCAACCAGCCCGAACCTGTCACTCCTGAAGACTGCGAACGTTGGGCACCGGTGGACCTCATCGCCAACCTATGCCGTCTGCCCGTATTGGGATGTTTCCCCTATCTGCCCGCGTGGAATGCCCTAGCCCTAGCTGAAGCCACCGCGGGTCTAGACCTGGAATATCTGCTCTGA
- a CDS encoding DEAD/DEAH box helicase: MSLQLNSEDPVFGPTTLTVLGVPRLLVRRVETGLVFGLVAAKRCLEFTLRQAHVPSCLAVLVGMEAHMSQEQGRAIFRMEHREEGIYLEISYGGPKSTLGVVLTPADAQAMVEPLGSADPKYGYKQTLVNLAKLSRPPEVVPEPLPSWLKTGAIVMLQDKVQAHVLHVLQDTVILQRGPDTVTLNAVRARLADGYLTLPTTEVRAITQWLEEVREPRFRRFLQHMGERLSHIEVTPAQPAQFVALLEDIHPAVAQALRYQEIPYFYSHQVAALEHIRAHRNLILTTPTSSGKTLSFLPGVTERILTTDQTVLCLYPLKALQTDQQLEQRLFIQGLPEQVRFVTGNISRDIQGQERLSILNDPQLRILNLNPDVLHWLLLHIQKVAYGGFRNFLSRLGVVVLDEAHAYVGSFGAKVAALIRRLHLAVQTCAGDPDRLQYILASATVGNPATMAQRLTGREFQLIDKSGAKRGERTFAALKSSETLIPDAASVGLQWLNLGLTGIIFVNTRKLGQAITGRIFQELHQQGKATWTAQVAFFKSGLLLQERLNIQERLKSGQLRLIVSTSSLEAGINIPALDACLIAGYPGSVMSLRQRAGRCGRTGPGLVVFLPGRGNPLDEYFARAPEQLFTRAPEAVHFNYTFPTILGSHLLCAATESRLAPEQVSTFFGKAAVPILEHLLATGALALGPKGLLYARQSAHGEIAFRGGSGETYRVRGENGEPMEELQAIHAYREAHPGAIYRVLKGGKESCYVVQRLDPATREIFLQPTPSTYTTTIPITDFTILPENRLAQRVWKLPDGAGIRFRLYFGTVRQQVVGYRYQDGRTQSEEVRFETPLPPIELLTPVLAVDINEAMHHFLEEYLQTNQSGITRALHTLEHLVSAAVSLHVLCARQDVDGVTLAHHTELRAGGFFLFDTAVGGTGVSEAIYETPRPFLESGYTLAAECDCTEGCPSCCLNPKCTDFNQSLDKALGLKLLGYILAQDWQELERAD, encoded by the coding sequence ATGTCGCTCCAGCTTAATAGCGAAGACCCTGTCTTTGGCCCCACAACCCTGACGGTGCTGGGGGTGCCCCGCCTGTTGGTGCGTCGGGTCGAGACGGGACTCGTCTTTGGGCTTGTCGCCGCGAAGCGCTGTCTGGAATTTACCCTGCGCCAAGCTCATGTCCCGTCTTGTCTGGCGGTTTTGGTTGGGATGGAAGCGCACATGTCCCAGGAGCAAGGGCGGGCTATTTTCCGCATGGAGCACCGGGAGGAGGGCATCTATCTGGAAATCTCCTACGGCGGACCTAAAAGTACCCTGGGGGTGGTGCTTACCCCAGCCGATGCACAGGCGATGGTAGAACCTTTGGGGTCCGCAGACCCGAAGTACGGCTACAAACAAACCTTGGTCAACCTAGCGAAACTCAGCCGCCCACCCGAGGTAGTACCGGAACCCCTCCCTTCCTGGCTCAAGACAGGAGCCATCGTTATGCTCCAGGACAAAGTACAAGCGCATGTGTTGCATGTCCTCCAAGACACGGTCATTCTCCAGCGCGGTCCTGACACGGTAACCCTGAATGCTGTGCGTGCCCGCCTCGCGGATGGCTATCTCACCTTGCCCACGACAGAGGTCAGGGCTATCACGCAGTGGCTGGAGGAAGTCCGGGAGCCACGTTTCCGCAGATTTCTTCAGCATATGGGGGAGCGGCTCAGTCACATCGAGGTCACACCCGCGCAGCCTGCCCAATTCGTCGCACTCCTTGAAGACATCCATCCTGCGGTAGCCCAAGCCCTGCGCTATCAAGAGATCCCCTATTTCTACAGCCATCAAGTAGCAGCGCTAGAGCATATCCGCGCCCACCGCAACCTGATCCTGACCACGCCGACCAGTTCTGGGAAAACGTTGAGTTTTTTGCCGGGAGTAACCGAGCGCATCCTCACCACCGACCAAACCGTGCTATGTCTCTACCCGCTCAAGGCGCTCCAGACCGACCAACAACTGGAACAGCGGCTTTTTATCCAAGGGCTACCCGAGCAGGTGCGTTTTGTCACGGGGAATATCTCGCGGGATATTCAGGGCCAAGAACGTCTCAGTATCCTCAACGACCCCCAACTTCGTATCCTCAACCTCAACCCCGACGTCCTGCACTGGCTCTTGCTCCACATCCAAAAAGTCGCCTATGGCGGGTTTCGGAACTTTCTGAGTCGGTTGGGTGTGGTGGTCTTGGATGAGGCTCATGCCTATGTGGGCAGTTTTGGGGCAAAAGTGGCGGCCTTGATTCGGCGGCTGCATCTAGCGGTCCAGACCTGTGCGGGCGACCCGGACCGGCTCCAATATATCCTCGCTTCGGCTACCGTCGGGAATCCTGCGACGATGGCCCAACGGCTGACCGGGCGGGAATTTCAGCTCATTGACAAGTCGGGAGCCAAGCGTGGGGAGCGGACTTTTGCTGCCCTAAAATCCAGCGAGACGCTGATCCCCGATGCGGCAAGCGTAGGGCTACAATGGCTGAATCTGGGCCTGACCGGGATCATCTTTGTCAATACCCGCAAGTTGGGGCAGGCTATTACCGGGCGGATTTTTCAGGAGCTGCACCAACAGGGTAAGGCGACGTGGACGGCTCAGGTGGCGTTTTTTAAGTCGGGACTCTTGCTTCAGGAGCGTCTAAATATTCAAGAGCGGCTCAAGTCCGGGCAACTGCGTCTGATTGTCAGCACCTCCAGCCTAGAAGCAGGGATCAATATTCCAGCCTTGGATGCCTGTTTGATTGCTGGGTATCCGGGTTCGGTGATGAGCCTCAGACAGCGCGCGGGGCGCTGCGGACGGACGGGTCCGGGGCTCGTGGTCTTTTTACCGGGTAGGGGTAACCCTTTGGATGAATATTTCGCGCGCGCCCCAGAACAGCTCTTTACCCGTGCTCCCGAGGCGGTCCATTTTAACTACACCTTCCCGACGATTCTGGGTAGCCATCTGCTGTGTGCGGCGACAGAGTCCCGGCTCGCCCCGGAGCAAGTCTCAACGTTTTTTGGGAAAGCTGCTGTCCCCATACTCGAGCATCTCCTGGCGACCGGAGCCCTGGCTTTGGGACCAAAAGGTCTGCTCTATGCCCGCCAATCGGCTCATGGCGAGATTGCCTTCAGAGGCGGGTCGGGCGAAACCTATCGGGTGCGCGGGGAGAATGGGGAGCCCATGGAGGAACTCCAGGCAATCCATGCCTACCGCGAAGCGCATCCTGGGGCGATCTATCGCGTTTTGAAAGGGGGCAAGGAATCCTGTTATGTCGTCCAACGCCTGGACCCCGCTACCCGCGAGATTTTCCTCCAGCCGACGCCCTCCACCTACACCACGACGATTCCCATCACCGACTTCACGATCCTCCCTGAAAACCGCCTTGCCCAACGGGTCTGGAAACTACCCGACGGGGCGGGGATACGCTTTAGGCTCTACTTTGGTACGGTGCGCCAACAGGTGGTCGGCTATCGCTATCAAGATGGTCGCACCCAAAGCGAGGAAGTCCGCTTTGAAACCCCACTCCCGCCCATCGAACTGCTGACTCCGGTCCTGGCTGTAGACATCAACGAAGCGATGCACCACTTCCTGGAAGAGTATCTACAGACCAATCAAAGCGGGATCACCCGCGCCCTACACACCCTGGAGCACCTCGTCAGCGCGGCAGTCAGCCTGCATGTGCTCTGCGCCCGCCAGGATGTAGACGGGGTCACCCTTGCACACCACACCGAACTGCGCGCGGGTGGATTTTTCCTGTTTGACACGGCGGTGGGCGGGACCGGCGTCTCGGAAGCTATTTACGAAACCCCGCGCCCCTTCTTGGAGTCCGGCTATACGCTCGCAGCGGAATGCGACTGCACTGAGGGTTGTCCTTCCTGCTGCCTGAACCCCAAGTGCACCGACTTCAACCAAAGCTTGGATAAAGCACTGGGACTCAAATTGCTGGGCTATATCCTGGCTCAAGATTGGCAGGAATTAGAGCGGGCGGATTGA
- a CDS encoding DUF4327 family protein: protein MLQAVRFALPEITNEVRWLVNKGRLRRNQPVAALAYFYTPVEWQGVLEELCLHDYTLQSPICELLAVEDWPND, encoded by the coding sequence ATGCTTCAAGCTGTCCGTTTTGCATTGCCCGAGATCACGAACGAAGTGCGCTGGCTGGTCAACAAGGGCCGACTGCGCCGCAACCAACCTGTCGCAGCCTTGGCTTACTTCTATACCCCGGTAGAGTGGCAGGGTGTCCTCGAAGAACTATGCTTGCACGATTACACGCTCCAGAGCCCCATCTGCGAACTGTTAGCCGTTGAAGACTGGCCGAACGACTGA
- the dut gene encoding dUTP diphosphatase, whose protein sequence is MDLKIKKLHPQARLPVYAHPGDAGLDLFALEAILLKAGARALVKTGIALDLPEGTEAQVRPRSGLALNYGITVLNSPGTIDQAFRGEIGVILINHSDQDFQVTSGMKIAQMVVQPVFRVRVVEVEELSTSVRGAGGFGSTGL, encoded by the coding sequence ATGGACCTCAAGATTAAAAAGTTACACCCCCAAGCCCGCCTGCCTGTCTATGCCCACCCCGGCGATGCGGGGTTGGATCTGTTTGCTCTAGAAGCGATCCTACTCAAAGCTGGTGCCCGTGCTCTGGTCAAAACTGGGATCGCCCTCGATCTGCCCGAAGGCACTGAAGCACAGGTCCGCCCCCGCAGTGGTTTGGCGCTCAACTATGGGATCACGGTGCTCAATAGCCCAGGGACGATAGACCAAGCATTTCGGGGTGAAATCGGTGTCATCTTGATCAACCATTCCGACCAGGATTTTCAGGTCACCTCAGGGATGAAGATTGCCCAAATGGTCGTACAGCCGGTATTTAGAGTGCGCGTAGTCGAGGTCGAAGAGCTTTCCACCTCGGTGCGCGGGGCGGGGGGATTTGGCTCGACTGGGCTGTGA
- a CDS encoding NAD(P)H dehydrogenase subunit NdhS, with protein MSAIRPGMPVQVTNPDDIYYGFEGQVQRLIDGRVAVIFMGGNWTKLVSFNPQDLQVLEKTKGKRS; from the coding sequence ATGAGCGCCATTCGACCCGGTATGCCTGTCCAAGTGACCAACCCTGACGATATCTACTACGGCTTTGAGGGCCAAGTGCAGCGGCTCATTGACGGGCGTGTAGCAGTTATTTTTATGGGGGGAAACTGGACCAAGCTGGTTTCTTTTAATCCTCAAGACCTGCAAGTCCTCGAAAAGACCAAGGGCAAACGCAGCTAA
- a CDS encoding dienelactone hydrolase family protein yields MEITTQSVTLPVADQSMGSYLAQPITPGSYPGVLVLMEIFGVNSHIRSVTERLAQQGYVALAIDYYHRTAPGMELGYTQPDVEQGFAQAQKTTAADLIADLEAGIQYLQTQPQVRADRIGTIGFCFGGHVAYLAATLPQVRATVSYYGGGIAQYAPGGGPPTLTKTPQIQGAVLCFFGNQDSSIPPAQNQAIEAALQEHHIDHQVYRYEAGHGFFCDQRGSYDPQAAAASWEQAKTFLHDKLAL; encoded by the coding sequence ATGGAAATCACCACGCAATCTGTCACCCTTCCCGTCGCGGATCAGTCCATGGGTAGCTATTTGGCCCAGCCGATTACCCCCGGTTCCTACCCAGGGGTATTGGTCCTGATGGAGATCTTTGGCGTCAACAGCCACATCCGCAGTGTGACCGAGCGCCTTGCCCAGCAAGGGTATGTCGCGCTAGCTATCGATTACTACCACCGCACGGCTCCCGGCATGGAGTTGGGGTACACCCAGCCGGATGTTGAGCAGGGCTTTGCGCAGGCCCAAAAGACAACCGCAGCAGACCTCATAGCAGACTTAGAAGCCGGTATTCAGTATCTACAGACCCAACCACAGGTCCGTGCAGACCGTATCGGGACGATTGGATTTTGCTTTGGGGGGCATGTTGCCTATCTCGCGGCGACGCTGCCCCAAGTCCGAGCGACTGTTTCTTACTACGGCGGCGGGATTGCTCAATATGCTCCAGGCGGTGGCCCCCCGACATTGACCAAAACCCCCCAGATCCAGGGGGCTGTCCTCTGCTTTTTTGGAAACCAGGATAGCTCGATCCCCCCAGCCCAAAATCAGGCCATCGAAGCCGCGCTCCAGGAACACCACATCGACCATCAGGTCTACCGCTACGAGGCCGGTCATGGTTTCTTTTGCGATCAGCGCGGCAGCTACGACCCCCAGGCGGCAGCCGCAAGTTGGGAGCAAGCCAAGACCTTCCTGCACGATAAATTGGCGCTTTGA